One part of the Halobacteriovorax vibrionivorans genome encodes these proteins:
- a CDS encoding sensor histidine kinase — MEVSNKALNAYFDGIKSMGDSVDEFLCEISMQDKSLTDEKGRISWEDFKLITIAFANRYENYTEIINETGVANKVIKPIFDTITYFVSYSLLFNFFLKLSFKIFYSNVKVSSRKISSDTFHLIFTFDHSDQIFHEFINMYVDLFRTVPMNFLGAKSPSRVKFRTLDNKVIYTVSNPVFAKFSLPNFFYNLFFTKRKYKELILQNIEYSNQLEEQNLELENYRKKLESLNADLNLSNRTLNHDIANKLLSLEFAKKKIKRGDYEQAIDRIDRFSKSVLGIINNSKGRSFKHDQIYEFSEINLYSLLLDSVTEYEDLAHQKGIRIIHDFKIDDNLKIYTNKIALQNNLISNIMYNAIKFSKKYGSIVFSAEVLEDQLYLRIIDFGVGIPQEKIDLIKMNSGAIDSTKGTEGEAGTGHGMSIIMDTAAALGFKVNISSSLDNGTSVELSKNIAHEDNDYSNILFLKN; from the coding sequence TTGGAAGTCAGTAATAAAGCGTTAAATGCATACTTTGATGGGATCAAGTCCATGGGGGATTCGGTTGACGAATTTCTGTGTGAAATTTCTATGCAGGATAAAAGCCTCACAGATGAAAAAGGACGAATCTCTTGGGAGGATTTCAAGCTAATTACAATTGCTTTTGCAAATCGTTACGAAAATTATACCGAGATTATTAACGAAACAGGTGTCGCAAATAAAGTTATCAAGCCTATTTTTGATACTATAACTTATTTTGTTAGCTATAGCTTATTATTTAATTTCTTCTTGAAGCTTTCATTTAAAATCTTTTATTCAAATGTTAAAGTGTCCTCAAGAAAAATCAGTTCAGACACCTTTCATTTAATATTTACTTTTGATCATTCTGATCAGATCTTTCATGAGTTTATCAATATGTATGTTGATCTATTTCGAACGGTTCCAATGAACTTCTTAGGAGCAAAAAGTCCTTCTAGAGTAAAGTTTAGAACTCTTGATAATAAAGTCATCTATACTGTTTCTAATCCAGTATTTGCTAAGTTTAGCTTACCAAATTTCTTTTATAATCTCTTCTTTACTAAGAGGAAGTATAAAGAGTTAATCTTGCAAAATATTGAATACTCTAATCAGTTGGAAGAACAAAATCTTGAATTGGAAAATTATCGAAAAAAATTAGAATCTTTAAATGCGGATCTAAATTTAAGTAATAGAACGTTAAATCATGATATAGCCAATAAGTTATTAAGTCTTGAGTTTGCAAAGAAAAAGATAAAAAGAGGGGATTATGAACAGGCCATAGATCGAATCGATCGTTTTTCAAAATCTGTTCTAGGTATAATTAATAATTCAAAAGGTCGAAGTTTTAAACATGATCAAATCTACGAATTTTCTGAGATTAATTTATACTCTCTCTTGTTAGACTCTGTTACTGAGTATGAAGATCTTGCTCATCAAAAAGGTATACGAATTATTCATGACTTTAAAATTGATGATAATTTAAAAATTTATACGAATAAAATAGCTCTTCAAAATAATCTAATCTCAAATATTATGTATAATGCAATTAAGTTTTCCAAAAAATATGGGAGTATAGTATTTTCAGCGGAAGTTCTTGAAGACCAATTATATCTAAGAATCATCGATTTTGGTGTTGGAATCCCACAAGAAAAAATTGATCTTATAAAGATGAATAGCGGTGCTATTGATTCAACAAAGGGGACTGAAGGGGAAGCTGGAACAGGACATGGTATGAGTATTATTATGGATACTGCTGCTGCACTTGGTTTTAAAGTAAATATTTCTTCAAGTTTAGATAATGGTACATCTGTTGAGTTATCTAAAAATATTGCTCATGAGGATAATGATTATTCAAATATTCTTTTTTTAAAGAATTAG
- a CDS encoding sensor histidine kinase has product MSAYVIASLDRETNYSQLKLALNINFFLYAIRFVFAESREMDIILFSLKVVPLYYLSNFFLDNRLKYYRKRISIFFVLGLVAGGILYLFNTKIMYYTLPIALGSFSPGIYALYFYGKRLTNLENIFYFGIFSVAAIVTLSFCLSYEVPGSAVWGWSAGVLTFISIMMGVLVKTLSKKVEGDHKLQEELKLINAIYKSVIHDTSNDLNFLSLSLARALRDESLSYVKRAYDRLRELIKFKEEMRKQFDGQDNYYELNPVDVFKCAISRYEEGFHEKNVQFITTAPIKKEEISLPISKESLVNSVLGNLLSNALKFTDSGLKVYFSMVIDHHFIYFSIIDSGQGIPEDIVKSVQSFSKVRSSAGTNKETGSGMGLSIICYIVNRIGGEVQFYRLERGTKVVVKIPYTKSLSNRPIDDLEQGDFISARY; this is encoded by the coding sequence GTGAGTGCTTACGTCATTGCATCTCTGGATCGAGAAACTAATTATTCACAGCTGAAATTGGCCTTAAATATTAACTTCTTCCTTTATGCAATTAGGTTTGTTTTTGCTGAAAGTAGAGAGATGGATATTATCCTCTTTAGTCTAAAGGTTGTTCCTCTTTATTATCTTAGTAATTTCTTTTTAGATAATCGTTTAAAGTATTATCGTAAGAGAATCTCTATCTTCTTTGTCTTAGGCCTTGTTGCCGGAGGCATCCTTTATCTCTTTAATACCAAAATAATGTACTATACTCTTCCTATTGCCTTAGGGAGTTTCTCTCCCGGTATATATGCTCTTTATTTCTATGGAAAGAGACTTACGAATTTAGAAAATATTTTCTATTTTGGAATTTTTAGTGTTGCTGCCATTGTCACTCTTTCATTTTGTTTAAGCTATGAAGTTCCTGGCTCTGCTGTTTGGGGTTGGAGTGCTGGAGTATTAACTTTTATCTCCATTATGATGGGAGTGTTAGTTAAAACATTATCTAAGAAAGTAGAAGGTGATCACAAACTTCAAGAAGAACTAAAGCTTATTAATGCTATTTATAAGTCAGTAATTCACGATACTTCAAATGATTTAAACTTCCTCTCCTTAAGCCTTGCTAGAGCATTGCGAGATGAGAGTTTAAGCTATGTTAAACGGGCCTACGATCGACTTAGAGAGCTTATTAAGTTTAAAGAAGAAATGAGAAAGCAGTTTGATGGACAAGATAATTATTATGAACTCAATCCTGTCGATGTATTTAAGTGCGCTATCTCACGTTACGAAGAAGGTTTTCATGAGAAGAATGTGCAATTCATTACCACTGCACCAATAAAGAAAGAAGAAATATCCCTACCCATAAGCAAGGAGAGTCTTGTTAATTCTGTTCTGGGCAATTTATTATCTAATGCTCTTAAGTTTACTGACTCTGGTCTTAAGGTTTATTTTTCTATGGTGATAGACCATCATTTCATCTACTTCAGTATTATCGACTCCGGACAGGGGATACCTGAGGATATCGTAAAGTCAGTTCAAAGTTTTTCAAAAGTTCGCTCTAGTGCAGGGACAAATAAGGAGACGGGCAGTGGGATGGGGCTGAGTATAATATGCTACATCGTTAATCGAATTGGTGGTGAAGTTCAATTTTATAGATTGGAGCGCGGAACTAAAGTTGTGGTTAAGATTCCTTATACAAAAAGTCTTTCAAATCGACCAATTGATGACTTGGAGCAGGGTGATTTTATAAGTGCTCGCTATTAA
- the nqrF gene encoding NADH:ubiquinone reductase (Na(+)-transporting) subunit F has translation MNAIILGVLMFTVVVLALVLVILFAKSKLVSSGDVKLTINGEKVVQIPAGGKLLNALADQKLFVSSACGGGGTCGQCTVHVHSGGGEILETEMSHISKKEAREGLRLACQVSIKTDMEVEVEESVFGVKKWECTVRSNHNVATFIKEFVLELPEGESVPFRAGGYIQIERPPGLSIDYKDFDIEEEYRGDWDQFNLWQYNSTVNEETIRAYSMANYPEEKGIIMLNVRIASPPPRAPKGTPPGKMSSYIFSCKPGDKVTISGPFGEFFARDTDKEMVFVGGGAGMAPMRSHIFDQLKRIKTDRKMTFWYGARSKREMFYVEDFDGLQAENDNFKWHVALSDALPEDNWDGYTGFIHQVLHDEYLSKHPAPEDCEYYLCGPPIMNKCVIDMLLDLGVERDDIMLDDFGG, from the coding sequence ATGAATGCAATTATTCTTGGTGTTTTAATGTTTACCGTTGTGGTTCTGGCCCTTGTCTTAGTTATTCTTTTTGCTAAGTCAAAGCTAGTATCAAGCGGAGATGTTAAACTAACGATCAACGGTGAGAAAGTTGTTCAAATCCCTGCTGGAGGGAAGCTACTTAATGCTCTTGCTGATCAAAAATTATTTGTTTCTTCTGCCTGTGGTGGTGGGGGAACTTGTGGCCAGTGTACAGTTCACGTTCACTCAGGTGGCGGTGAAATCCTAGAAACTGAAATGTCACATATCTCAAAGAAAGAAGCTCGTGAAGGTCTAAGACTTGCATGTCAGGTTAGTATTAAAACTGATATGGAAGTTGAAGTTGAAGAGTCTGTCTTTGGTGTTAAGAAGTGGGAATGTACGGTTAGATCAAACCACAACGTTGCTACTTTCATTAAAGAATTCGTTCTTGAACTACCTGAAGGTGAATCAGTTCCATTTAGAGCTGGTGGTTATATTCAAATTGAAAGACCTCCGGGACTTTCTATTGATTATAAAGACTTCGATATTGAAGAAGAGTACCGTGGGGATTGGGATCAATTCAACCTATGGCAATATAACTCAACAGTAAACGAAGAGACAATTAGAGCCTACTCGATGGCAAATTACCCTGAAGAGAAGGGAATCATTATGCTTAACGTGCGTATTGCTTCTCCTCCTCCAAGAGCTCCTAAAGGAACTCCTCCAGGGAAGATGTCTTCATATATCTTTAGCTGTAAGCCAGGTGATAAAGTTACTATCTCTGGTCCATTTGGTGAGTTCTTTGCTCGTGATACAGATAAAGAAATGGTTTTCGTTGGTGGTGGAGCTGGTATGGCGCCAATGCGTTCACATATCTTTGACCAACTTAAGAGAATCAAAACTGATCGTAAGATGACTTTCTGGTACGGTGCACGTTCTAAGAGAGAAATGTTCTATGTTGAAGACTTTGACGGCCTACAAGCTGAAAATGATAACTTCAAGTGGCACGTTGCTCTATCAGATGCTCTACCAGAAGATAATTGGGATGGATACACAGGCTTTATTCACCAAGTATTACATGATGAATACCTGAGCAAGCACCCAGCTCCTGAAGATTGTGAGTACTACTTATGTGGTCCTCCAATTATGAACAAGTGTGTTATCGATATGCTTCTTGACCTTGGGGTTGAGCGCGACGACATCATGCTTGATGATTTCGGGGGATAA
- the nqrE gene encoding NADH:ubiquinone reductase (Na(+)-transporting) subunit E: protein MLEHYLSLFIKAVFIENLALAFFLGMCTFLAVSKKVKTSLGLGVAVVVVQTITIPVNNLLYNYLLKDNALAWAGMPGTDLSFLGLICYIGVIAAMVQILEMFLDKYMPALYNALGIFLPLITVNCAILGGSLFMVERDYTFGESVVFGLGSGFGWALAIAALAGIREKMKYSDVPDGLKGLGITFITVGLMALGFLSFSGIQL from the coding sequence ATGTTAGAACATTATCTTAGTCTATTTATAAAAGCAGTATTTATTGAAAACTTAGCTCTAGCTTTCTTCCTAGGTATGTGTACATTCCTAGCGGTATCAAAGAAAGTTAAGACTTCACTAGGTCTTGGTGTTGCGGTTGTTGTTGTTCAAACAATTACAATTCCAGTCAATAACTTACTTTATAATTACTTATTAAAAGACAATGCACTTGCTTGGGCAGGTATGCCAGGAACTGATTTATCATTCCTAGGACTTATCTGTTACATCGGTGTTATTGCGGCAATGGTACAAATCCTGGAAATGTTCCTTGATAAGTACATGCCTGCTCTTTATAACGCTCTTGGGATCTTCCTTCCACTTATTACTGTAAACTGTGCCATCCTTGGTGGTTCATTATTTATGGTGGAAAGAGATTACACATTTGGAGAGTCTGTTGTTTTCGGTCTAGGTTCAGGATTTGGTTGGGCCTTAGCGATTGCAGCTCTTGCAGGTATTAGAGAGAAAATGAAGTACAGTGATGTTCCAGACGGACTTAAAGGTCTAGGGATTACTTTTATCACTGTAGGTCTTATGGCCCTTGGTTTCTTAAGTTTCTCTGGGATCCAACTTTAA
- a CDS encoding NADH:ubiquinone reductase (Na(+)-transporting) subunit D has product MKLKETVLNPLFENNPIALQILGICSALAVTTKMESVAVMCLAVTLVCAFANLFVSLIRNHVPSAIRIIVMMTIIASLVIVTDQLLKAYVYDVAKSMSVYIGLIITNCIVMGRAEAYAMKNPPIMSFFDGIGNGIGYSIVLVFVGFFRELLGSGKLFGVSILATTGEGGWYQTNGMALLAPSAFFLIGFFIWGLRTWKKDQIEEM; this is encoded by the coding sequence ATGAAATTAAAAGAAACAGTTCTTAACCCATTATTTGAAAATAACCCAATTGCTCTTCAGATTCTTGGTATTTGTTCGGCCCTTGCCGTAACAACTAAAATGGAATCAGTTGCAGTTATGTGTTTGGCCGTTACATTAGTTTGTGCATTTGCAAACTTATTTGTATCGCTAATTAGAAATCACGTTCCAAGTGCAATTCGTATCATCGTTATGATGACGATCATTGCTTCACTTGTAATTGTTACTGACCAGCTTTTAAAAGCTTATGTTTATGATGTTGCAAAGTCGATGTCAGTTTACATTGGTCTAATTATTACTAACTGTATCGTTATGGGACGTGCAGAAGCATATGCAATGAAGAACCCACCAATCATGTCATTCTTTGATGGTATTGGTAACGGTATTGGTTATTCAATTGTATTAGTATTTGTTGGATTCTTTAGAGAGCTTCTTGGTTCAGGAAAGCTATTTGGAGTTTCTATTTTAGCAACAACTGGAGAAGGTGGTTGGTACCAAACTAATGGTATGGCACTTCTTGCACCATCTGCGTTCTTCTTAATTGGTTTTTTCATCTGGGGTCTACGTACTTGGAAGAAAGATCAAATAGAAGAAATGTAA
- a CDS encoding Na(+)-translocating NADH-quinone reductase subunit C, with protein MSNDSTAKTLIVATILCVVCSVVVSWSAVSLRPLQEENKALDIKKNLLMTAGIVESTAQKKEIEEAYKQIEAKLVDLKTGEYVTDIKPSEYDANKAAKDPKRNYKIPSDEDLGNIKVRAKYGKVYFVKDGEETKSVVFPIHGKGLWSTMYGFLVLETDLNTVKGIGFYAHGETPGLGGEIDNPQWRAVWPGKKIFGENGNPQIQVIKGEARDASKFDIDGLSGATLTANGVTGTVRYWMGDDAYGPFIDKYTQGGGE; from the coding sequence ATGAGTAATGATAGTACTGCAAAAACTCTGATCGTAGCAACAATCCTATGTGTTGTATGTTCAGTTGTCGTATCTTGGTCAGCGGTTTCATTAAGACCACTTCAAGAAGAAAACAAAGCTTTAGATATTAAGAAGAACCTTCTTATGACTGCTGGGATTGTTGAATCAACAGCTCAGAAGAAAGAGATTGAGGAAGCTTATAAGCAAATCGAAGCTAAACTTGTTGATCTTAAAACTGGTGAGTACGTAACAGATATTAAGCCATCTGAATACGATGCAAACAAAGCGGCTAAAGATCCAAAAAGAAATTACAAGATTCCTTCAGACGAAGATCTTGGAAATATTAAGGTTCGTGCAAAATACGGAAAAGTATACTTTGTAAAAGACGGTGAAGAAACGAAATCAGTAGTTTTCCCAATTCACGGTAAAGGTCTTTGGTCAACAATGTACGGTTTCCTAGTTCTTGAAACAGACCTAAATACTGTAAAAGGTATTGGATTCTACGCTCACGGTGAAACTCCAGGTCTTGGTGGTGAAATTGATAATCCTCAGTGGAGAGCAGTTTGGCCAGGTAAGAAGATCTTTGGTGAAAATGGAAATCCTCAAATTCAAGTTATCAAAGGTGAAGCACGCGATGCTAGCAAATTTGATATCGACGGTCTTTCAGGTGCAACTCTTACAGCTAATGGTGTAACAGGAACTGTTCGCTACTGGATGGGGGACGACGCATACGGACCATTTATTGATAAATATACTCAAGGTGGGGGTGAATAA
- a CDS encoding NADH:ubiquinone reductase (Na(+)-transporting) subunit B, giving the protein MTMLRKLLDSQHDNFAKGGKFEKFYAVYEMIDTFLYTPGGVAKGSVHVRDALDLKRLMITVAIALMPAVFMAMYNTGLQANSALAAAGMTPEGWRADIIMALGAGFSPESLLANLLHGFLYFFPIFLVTQIAGGFWEALFAIVRGHEINEGFLVTGLLFPLTLPPTIPLWQVAVGISFGVLIGKEVFGGTGKNFLNPALTARAFLFFAYPAQISGDAVWTAVDGFTGATALSQAALGGVEAITVSMKDAFLGFIPGSMGETSALACLIGAAILIIAGIGSWRIMLSMTLAAVATSGLLNIIGSDTNMMFSVTPLWHLVIGGFAFGTVFMATDPVSASMTTKGHWFYGALIGFMVILVRVINPAFPEGTMLAILFGNCFAPLIDYFIIQGNIKKRANGYKTV; this is encoded by the coding sequence ATTACAATGTTGCGCAAACTTCTAGATTCTCAACATGATAACTTCGCTAAAGGCGGGAAGTTCGAAAAATTTTATGCTGTATATGAAATGATCGATACATTCCTTTATACTCCAGGTGGAGTCGCTAAAGGTTCAGTTCATGTTAGAGATGCACTTGATTTAAAAAGATTAATGATCACAGTTGCTATCGCTCTTATGCCTGCGGTATTTATGGCAATGTACAACACAGGTCTTCAAGCAAACTCTGCTCTTGCAGCTGCTGGAATGACTCCTGAAGGTTGGCGTGCTGATATCATCATGGCACTTGGAGCAGGTTTCTCACCAGAGAGCTTACTAGCTAACTTATTACACGGATTCTTATACTTCTTCCCAATCTTTCTAGTAACTCAAATTGCTGGTGGTTTCTGGGAAGCATTATTTGCAATCGTTAGAGGACATGAAATTAATGAAGGTTTCCTTGTTACAGGTCTTCTTTTCCCTCTAACTCTTCCTCCAACAATTCCATTATGGCAGGTTGCTGTCGGTATCTCTTTCGGTGTTCTAATCGGTAAAGAGGTATTTGGTGGTACAGGGAAAAACTTCCTAAACCCAGCTCTTACTGCTCGTGCATTCCTTTTCTTTGCTTACCCTGCACAAATTTCAGGGGATGCGGTTTGGACTGCAGTTGACGGATTCACTGGAGCAACAGCTCTTTCACAAGCTGCTCTTGGTGGAGTTGAAGCAATCACTGTTTCAATGAAAGATGCTTTCTTAGGATTCATCCCAGGTTCAATGGGTGAGACATCAGCTCTTGCTTGTTTAATCGGTGCTGCAATTCTAATCATTGCAGGAATTGGTTCTTGGAGAATCATGCTTTCGATGACACTTGCTGCTGTTGCAACATCAGGTCTTTTAAATATTATCGGATCTGATACAAATATGATGTTCTCTGTAACTCCACTTTGGCACTTAGTGATTGGTGGTTTTGCATTTGGTACAGTATTTATGGCAACAGATCCAGTATCAGCTTCTATGACGACAAAAGGACATTGGTTCTATGGTGCTTTAATCGGTTTCATGGTTATCCTTGTTCGTGTTATTAACCCAGCTTTCCCAGAAGGTACTATGCTTGCAATCCTTTTCGGAAACTGTTTTGCACCATTAATTGATTACTTTATTATTCAAGGTAATATCAAGAAACGTGCAAATGGATACAAGACGGTATAA
- a CDS encoding Na(+)-translocating NADH-quinone reductase subunit A yields MIHIKRGLDLPISGKPSQKIEAGPQVTKVALTGPDYVGMKPTMIVQVGDEVKKGQALFSCKKVEGVLYTAPISGKVIEINRGARRAFETLVIEVSGNEQVTFENYKGTGVKDLSREDVQSLLVESGLWPTFKTRPFSKAPDLGSEPSSIFITAMDTNPLAADPAVVIAQAGEDFTNGIEIISKLTDGKTYVCKAAGSNIPKPTTTKVETKEFAGVHPAGNAGTHIHFVDPVSNKKTVWSINYQDVIAIGKLFTTGELSTERIISIAGPASVNPTLVKTIPGAHLGEVTSGKVGQGEVRVVSGSVFSGRAMAGSFAYLGRFHNQITLLAEGREREFLGWHKPGLNKFSVKRTFLHWLKPGQIFNFTTATHGSDRAMVPVGSFEKVMPLDMLPTQLLRALVTKDNDYAIELGCLELDEEDLALCTFVSPGKVDFGPALRESLTIIEKEG; encoded by the coding sequence ATGATTCACATTAAGAGAGGATTGGATCTTCCTATCAGTGGGAAGCCATCACAAAAGATTGAGGCAGGACCTCAAGTGACTAAAGTTGCCCTTACTGGACCAGACTATGTTGGAATGAAACCAACAATGATTGTTCAAGTTGGCGACGAAGTAAAGAAAGGACAAGCGTTATTTTCTTGTAAGAAAGTTGAAGGTGTACTTTATACAGCACCAATCAGCGGTAAGGTTATTGAAATTAACCGTGGGGCAAGAAGAGCGTTTGAAACTTTAGTAATTGAAGTTTCAGGTAATGAGCAAGTTACTTTTGAAAACTACAAAGGAACAGGAGTTAAGGATTTATCTAGAGAAGACGTTCAGTCTCTTTTAGTTGAGTCGGGACTGTGGCCAACATTTAAAACAAGGCCATTTTCAAAAGCTCCAGATCTTGGATCAGAGCCAAGTTCTATTTTCATTACAGCTATGGATACAAATCCACTTGCTGCTGATCCTGCAGTTGTTATCGCACAAGCAGGTGAAGACTTCACAAACGGTATTGAAATTATCTCAAAACTTACTGATGGAAAGACTTATGTTTGTAAGGCAGCTGGAAGTAATATTCCAAAACCTACTACGACAAAAGTTGAAACAAAGGAATTTGCTGGTGTTCACCCTGCAGGTAATGCTGGTACTCACATTCACTTTGTAGATCCTGTAAGTAATAAAAAGACGGTATGGTCAATTAATTATCAAGATGTAATTGCTATCGGTAAGCTATTTACAACAGGTGAGCTTTCAACAGAGAGAATTATCTCTATTGCAGGACCAGCTTCTGTAAACCCAACTCTTGTTAAGACAATCCCAGGAGCTCACTTAGGTGAAGTAACTTCAGGTAAAGTTGGACAAGGTGAGGTAAGAGTTGTTTCAGGTTCAGTTTTCAGTGGACGTGCAATGGCCGGTTCATTTGCTTATCTTGGTCGTTTTCATAACCAAATTACTCTTCTAGCTGAAGGGCGTGAAAGAGAGTTCTTAGGATGGCACAAGCCAGGTCTTAATAAATTCTCTGTTAAGCGTACATTCCTTCACTGGTTAAAGCCTGGGCAAATTTTCAATTTCACAACTGCTACTCATGGTTCTGATAGAGCGATGGTTCCGGTTGGATCATTTGAAAAAGTAATGCCTCTAGATATGCTTCCAACTCAACTTCTAAGAGCACTTGTAACGAAAGATAATGACTACGCTATCGAGCTTGGTTGTCTTGAACTAGACGAAGAAGATCTAGCTCTTTGTACTTTCGTAAGCCCTGGTAAAGTTGATTTCGGACCAGCTCTAAGAGAAAGTTTAACTATTATTGAGAAAGAAGGATAA
- a CDS encoding YchJ family protein produces MSCPCGLGESLEKCCLPIIKGETKAKTAALLMRARYSSYTTGDIDFIVDSTHPDHREDMDVNEIKAWSSQSEWKGLEIVDTAEGTERDDWGMVEFKATFGLGGQDHVHYERSEFVKIDGDWFFVDGEPIVAQVKRDGAKVGRNDPCPCGSGKKYKKCCGK; encoded by the coding sequence ATGAGTTGTCCATGTGGACTTGGAGAGAGTTTAGAAAAATGTTGTTTACCAATTATTAAAGGTGAAACAAAAGCAAAGACGGCCGCACTTCTAATGCGCGCACGTTATTCTTCTTACACAACTGGGGATATCGACTTTATTGTTGATTCAACGCACCCAGATCATCGTGAAGATATGGATGTAAACGAAATTAAGGCTTGGTCATCACAATCTGAGTGGAAAGGACTTGAAATAGTCGACACTGCAGAGGGAACAGAAAGAGATGATTGGGGAATGGTTGAGTTTAAAGCAACTTTTGGCCTAGGTGGACAAGACCATGTGCATTATGAGCGTTCTGAGTTCGTAAAAATTGACGGAGATTGGTTCTTCGTAGACGGAGAGCCCATTGTAGCGCAGGTTAAAAGAGACGGAGCTAAAGTTGGACGAAATGATCCATGTCCATGTGGCTCAGGGAAGAAATACAAGAAGTGTTGCGGTAAATAA
- a CDS encoding class I SAM-dependent methyltransferase, which produces MKELGAKGFSKDYWDVNYEDADDMDGIGNAKEHVGYIKYLFGMEYIDISSIIDLGFGLGHLFEALLDEFKPYKAHGIEPSEHAYNIVKKRDINKIPSTKFKLEKTDLVSWCERNKDKKKSFDLAVCTSVFQYLTDEELEYCLPILANRAKYLYLTVPTDKELDRQIEDLEFKDEYAIRRSRTKYQKMLKPHFTFISSRLLESKVYFDETNTNFTDLLYRF; this is translated from the coding sequence GTGAAAGAGTTGGGAGCTAAAGGCTTTTCCAAAGATTATTGGGACGTAAATTACGAAGATGCCGATGATATGGATGGTATTGGAAATGCCAAAGAGCACGTTGGTTATATTAAGTATCTATTTGGTATGGAGTATATTGATATAAGTTCAATAATTGATCTCGGCTTTGGCCTGGGACACTTATTTGAGGCACTTCTCGATGAGTTTAAACCATATAAGGCCCATGGAATTGAACCCAGTGAACATGCTTACAATATTGTTAAGAAGCGTGACATCAATAAAATTCCATCAACTAAATTTAAGCTAGAAAAAACAGATTTAGTTTCATGGTGTGAACGCAATAAAGACAAAAAGAAGTCCTTTGATTTGGCCGTTTGTACTTCTGTTTTTCAATACCTCACAGATGAAGAGCTAGAGTATTGTTTGCCAATTTTAGCAAATCGAGCAAAGTATCTTTATTTGACTGTACCTACCGATAAGGAACTCGATCGCCAAATAGAAGATCTTGAGTTCAAAGATGAATATGCCATAAGACGAAGTCGTACAAAGTATCAAAAGATGCTCAAGCCGCACTTCACATTTATTTCTAGTCGACTACTAGAAAGCAAGGTATATTTTGATGAAACAAACACTAATTTTACCGACTTATTATATCGATTTTAA